In Flavobacterium enshiense, the genomic stretch TCCACATCAAAAAAAGTATCCGGTTTTATCACCCTAAAAAAAGGCAGAACTTCCTCGGCCTCCTCAACCGTATACAAAGGTTCGGCAGGATTATGTTTGGAATAATGTTCCTTATTGGCCTTTTCCGCTTCTTCCTCTTGTATTTTCGCGCTGTCCATCAAAATCAGTCGGGTAATGGCTTTTGTCGGACTGGTACAGAAAATCTTCCCTTCGAAACCCTGTCTGATTAACAACGGAAGCCAACCGCAATGATCCAAATGCCCATGGGTAAGTAATACAAAATCAATGGTTGACGGTAAAATCGGCAGCGGTTCCCAATTAAGTTGCCGCACTTCCCTATTCCCCTGAAACATACCACAGTCAACTAAAATACGAATCCCTTTTGATTCTATTAAGGTTTTGGAACCGGTTACTGTCCCGGCTGCTCCTAAAAACTGAATTTTCATGGTTTAGTCATTAAAAATAGAACTATTGTCGCCTATGTATTCGCACAATTCGGAAGCTTCCCTGATAATGTTTTTAATCCTTTTGTAATTGATACCGATATCCGACAACAATTTACTGTTATTGACTAAATCAGAAGCCAAAAGCACATCCTGAATGAGCAGTTTTTCTTTCTCAAATTGAGTCAGCGTGGTCAGACAGGTTACCGGATACAAACCGTTTTCCTCAATTTTATATTTCAGACATTCCTTAACCGGAAAATCCCAGCTGATCAATTTCAGGTTGGAACATTCGCCGAAATCAATTGCTTCGGAAGTAAAACGATTGTTGGTTATGACCCAGCATTTACTGATGGTATCCTCCTGACTGAAAACCGGATGGGTTTTTCCCTTTAAATCGTTGAAACGCGAGAGGATATACATCGGGATTTTTACATCGGATTTAATTTCGTTGCTACCGTGAAACTTGCATTCAACCATAGCAATGACATTCCCTTTTTTTACCATCACGTCAATTTCGTGGGAAACGCAATTCCCTTCGAGAATCACGTTGGTTTTAGCTTCAAAACCTTCCGTACGGAACAACATGGCTATGTATTTCTCAAAAAAGAACCCTGCAGGGCCTAAAGCCTGAACTGCTGTTTTCAGATTGTATCTTGCCGCATGGGCTTTCGAAGTTTTTTTGAGCAGCTGAAATGCCATTTTGTAAATCTTACGCGTTGGCATACCATCATAAATCTCCCTTTCGATGATGCTCAGGATATCTTCGATTTTTTCATTTGTGGCACCGGAAAGTACAAGAGAATTACGGAGTTTATCCCGATCGAAATAAACGATATCACCGGATTGTTTAACGACCTTCATAAACTAAATCATTTGTTTAAAGGTACGAATTTTTTCAGAAGTTTTTTTTCTGATAATAAATGGCCGGAAGAAAAACTATCAAAAACAATGGCTGAATTAAAAAACGTCTGATATAAAACAACAGCATGAAATCGGCTTTTTCAGAATAACTTAAAAGACTGAAAAACGAAACCATCAGCACAACAAATAAAAGGAGATATAAAACGGTTATGAATTTTGTCAGCTGAATATCTTTAAACACAACATAAATCGCAGCTAATGAAATTGCCGAATTCAGAAAATAGCGAAAAAACAATCCAAAAAACAACGATACAGAATTGTATTCCGGCAATTCAGCTCCCTGATAGTCTTCTTTAAAAAAAGCCAGGAAAGGATCGTAAAACAAATCCTGCTCAAACAAGCGAATCATCGCCAAAAGCACAACCAAAACAAGAACCCAAAGGATTTTACCTTTATTTCTCAGCACCTCTTTGAGCATAACCTGAAAATTTCTGAATCCATAAAACCCACAAAACAAAAACTACCGAATAGATAAACAACGGAAAAACAACACCATGCAATAAATGCTCATATTGAGGCAGATCGTACAATGCCATGGCCAACAACGCTATCCGGAAAACATTGAGCACATGAATAATCAAACACCCAACCAGTATATACAGCATTGTCTTGAACCATTTGGAAGAAAAAGCAAATACAAAAGCCGCGAAAAGAATCATTACGCTTAAGGCATTACAGCCTTCTATGATACGTGCAACAAATTTTCCTTTGTAGATTAAATTCATGCACGGTTCTGAGACATTCTGTTCCGTTTTCACTTCCTTGCCCAAAAACCGCAAAATACCTTCAGACTGATGAGCTACCATACGGGTAAAACCGTCCACTTCGAAACGAGCTACATCATATTGACTGAGATATAATCGGTAGCCAATGGTCAGCAATGCATAAAGTGCAAAAAACTTTATCAGGAAAACAAAAAAAGGCTTGTATTGCAAAAAGAGATCTCTCACCAAAATGATTTTAACAAAAATATAAAAATAAAAAGAGCGCAATTAAATACTTTTGCTAAAAACCAAAAAACATGACATTTCAGGAATTACACCCCCAAGTTACCGAACTGCTTTCACAAAGCGGTGTTTCACGTGATGAAAAATTAAAAAATCTGTGCCGGTTATTAAGCGACACTATCAGCCACTATGACTGGGTTGGTTTTTATTTTGCCGATCACGAAACCAAGACATTGCATCTCGGGCCTTATGTTGGAGCCGAAACCGACCATACCGTCATCCCGTTTGGAAAAGGGATCTGCGGACAAGTTGCCGAATCCAACGCTAACTTTGTCGTTCCCGACGTTAAAGCACAGGACAACTACATAGCCTGCAGCCTTACGGTGAAATCTGAAATTGTCGTACCTCTCTTTGTTGATGGAAAAAACATAGGACAAATAGATATCGACAGTCATGTACTGGATCCTTTCACAAAAGAAGACGAAACTTTTTTAGAATTTGTAAATCAGGAAGTTGCAAAACTTTTTTAGGCAAGTTTCGGCAATTTGTTTGTGAGTTTAAAAAATAAAACTAACTTTGCACCCGTATTGAGACTGTCTCAATTTACATAATAATCATTTTAAAAATA encodes the following:
- a CDS encoding restriction endonuclease, whose amino-acid sequence is MKVVKQSGDIVYFDRDKLRNSLVLSGATNEKIEDILSIIEREIYDGMPTRKIYKMAFQLLKKTSKAHAARYNLKTAVQALGPAGFFFEKYIAMLFRTEGFEAKTNVILEGNCVSHEIDVMVKKGNVIAMVECKFHGSNEIKSDVKIPMYILSRFNDLKGKTHPVFSQEDTISKCWVITNNRFTSEAIDFGECSNLKLISWDFPVKECLKYKIEENGLYPVTCLTTLTQFEKEKLLIQDVLLASDLVNNSKLLSDIGINYKRIKNIIREASELCEYIGDNSSIFND
- a CDS encoding exosortase F system-associated membrane protein, encoding MLKEVLRNKGKILWVLVLVVLLAMIRLFEQDLFYDPFLAFFKEDYQGAELPEYNSVSLFFGLFFRYFLNSAISLAAIYVVFKDIQLTKFITVLYLLLFVVLMVSFFSLLSYSEKADFMLLFYIRRFLIQPLFLIVFLPAIYYQKKNF
- the xrtF gene encoding exosortase family protein XrtF produces the protein MRDLFLQYKPFFVFLIKFFALYALLTIGYRLYLSQYDVARFEVDGFTRMVAHQSEGILRFLGKEVKTEQNVSEPCMNLIYKGKFVARIIEGCNALSVMILFAAFVFAFSSKWFKTMLYILVGCLIIHVLNVFRIALLAMALYDLPQYEHLLHGVVFPLFIYSVVFVLWVLWIQKFSGYAQRGAEK
- a CDS encoding GAF domain-containing protein, which translates into the protein MTFQELHPQVTELLSQSGVSRDEKLKNLCRLLSDTISHYDWVGFYFADHETKTLHLGPYVGAETDHTVIPFGKGICGQVAESNANFVVPDVKAQDNYIACSLTVKSEIVVPLFVDGKNIGQIDIDSHVLDPFTKEDETFLEFVNQEVAKLF